The Synechococcus sp. MVIR-18-1 region CGCGCTGTCACCCTTACAGGGAGCGAGGAGGCCGGTCGTGCTGTGGCATCAATTGCAGGCGCCAATCTAAAAAAATGTGTTTTAGAGCTAGGGGGACAAGATCCCTATCTAATCCTTCACGATGCAGATCTTGATTTAGCAGCAGATCGTTGTGCAGCAAGTCGGATGCTTTGCTCAGGACAAGTTTGCATTGCAGCAAAACGCCTGATTATTGTCAATGATGTCTACGATCAATTCTTCAACCTTCTGCAGGAAAAACTGAATTCTTACGTGATGGGAGACCCAATGAATCCCGCATTTAATATTGGACCAATAGCAAGATTAGATCTCCGTCAAAAAATTCATCTGCAGGTTGAAAAAAGCATTAAACAGGGAGCCACTCTTCGCAAAGGTGGGAGAATACCAGAACAACAAGGCTGGTGGTATCCCATCACAGTCCTCGAAGATGTCACACCGGGGATGCCCGCATTTGATGATGAAATTTTTGGGCCAGTGCTTAGCCTTGTCCGTGCAGAAAATGACAAGCATGCGATTGAACTTGCCTCCGAAACTCGCTTTGGATTGGGAGCAGCCATTTTTTCAGCAAACACCGCCAATGCCAAGCGAATCGCAGTCGAAGACATTGAAGCAGGATGCGTGGCAATCAATGATTTTGTAAGAAGTGATCCTCGGGTTCCCTTCGGAGGGATTAAAGACAGTGGCTATGGCAGAGAACTGGGTAAACTTGGTATCCATGAATTTATCAACAGCAAAAGCATTGTAGGAGCTTGATTAAATTAAAAAGCAACAACAACAACCATGGGGCATTAAAAAAGATGGGTGGCGGCCCATCTTCTCAACTTGATTGCAATGATCAGAAGTCAAACTCTGATCACTGATTTATCGCATATATAGAGGACCTGGTCTCTAGGAATCAATACTCAATAATGCTTCGGGAAGAGCGATCAGTGGGCGAGAGGCACTGCTTGTCACTTCAAGAATCTTCCCGATCGAAGCCGGAGTATTCAATGCCTCCACGCAGCAACGGGCAACAAGACGCCTTGGAA contains the following coding sequences:
- a CDS encoding NAD-dependent succinate-semialdehyde dehydrogenase gives rise to the protein MTQAKGLKAVNPATGEIINTYPLMDQVQIIQAIEQAHSGYQQWKTSAFSVRAKALTQASQALKANNIALAECITQEMGKPIQQSLAEVEKCAWVCEYFAANGQQHLADEMIDLGEKKAVVTAQPLGILFAVMPWNFPLWQAFRAIAPALMAGNTLLLKGASNVPGCSKAIQKIFDSCDIPQGVFTNLPIRSTDAQLVIAHPKVRAVTLTGSEEAGRAVASIAGANLKKCVLELGGQDPYLILHDADLDLAADRCAASRMLCSGQVCIAAKRLIIVNDVYDQFFNLLQEKLNSYVMGDPMNPAFNIGPIARLDLRQKIHLQVEKSIKQGATLRKGGRIPEQQGWWYPITVLEDVTPGMPAFDDEIFGPVLSLVRAENDKHAIELASETRFGLGAAIFSANTANAKRIAVEDIEAGCVAINDFVRSDPRVPFGGIKDSGYGRELGKLGIHEFINSKSIVGA